In Xyrauchen texanus isolate HMW12.3.18 chromosome 13, RBS_HiC_50CHRs, whole genome shotgun sequence, a single genomic region encodes these proteins:
- the LOC127654164 gene encoding protein disulfide-isomerase-like: protein MLKLLIVCALAAVSAADIPEEEDVLVLKKSNFEEALKTYPNILVEFYAPWCGHCKALAPEFAKAAGTLKAEGSDIKLGKVDATEESEFAQEFGVRGYPTIKFFKGGEKENPKEYSAGRQADDIVNWLKKRTGPAATTISDATHAESLIADNEVAVIGFFKDVESESAKAFFKTAEAVDDVPFGITSDEAVFSKFEVAMDGVVLFKKFDEGRNAFDGEISKDKLLNFIKANQLPLIIEFTEQTAPKIFGGDIKSHILMFVPKAAKDFQEKMDQFKKAAEGFKGKILFIFIDSDVDDNQRILEFFGLKKEECPAIRLITLEEEMTKYKPDFSDITAENIIAFCTAFTEGKIKPHLMSQDIPEDWDKNPVKVLVGKNFEEVAFNPAKNVFVEFYAPWCGHCKQLTPIWDQLGEKFQDNPDIIVAKMDSTANEIEAVKVHSFPTLKFFPAGEDHKVIDYNGDRTLDGFTKFLESGGKEGGAPAGDDEDEESDDLDLDDADDDSDVEGHDEL from the exons ATGCTGAAGTTGTTGATTGTGTGCGCGCTGGCCGCTGTGAGCGCGGCTGACATCCCCGAGGAGGAGGACGTGCTAGTACTGAAGAAAAGTAACTTCGAGGAGGCACTCAAAACTTACCCCAATATTCTCGTGGAGTTTT ATGCACCATGGTGTGGGCACTGCAAGGCCCTGGCCCCAGAATTTGCCAAAGCAGCTGGTACACTGAAAGCAGAAGGCTCCGACATCAAACTAGGTAAAGTAGATGCCACAGAAGAGTCTGAATTCGCTCAGGAGTTTGGTGTTCGAGGGTATCCCACCATCAAGTTCTTCAAGGGAGGAGAGAAGGAGAACCCCAAAGAGTATTCTG CTGGTCGACAGGCTGATGACATCGTCAACTGGCTGAAAAAGCGAACTGGTCCTGCAGCCACTACTATAAGTGATGCCACACATGCAGAGTCCCTTATCGCAGATAATGAGGTTGCTGTCATTGGCTTCTTTAag GATGTTGAATCAGAAAGTGCAAAGGCCTTCTTTAAAACTGCAGAGGCTGTGGACGATGTCCCCTTCGGCATCACCTCTGATGAAGCAGTCTTTTCAAAGTTTGAAGTTGCCATGGATGGTGTTGTGCTGTTTAAGAAG TTTGATGAGGGTCGCAATGCATTTGATGGGGAGATCAGCAAAGACAAGCTCCTGAACTTCATCAAGGCCAACCAACTTCCTCTGATCATTGAGTTCACAGAGCAG ACTGCTCCCAAAATCTTCGGAGGCGATATCAAGTCCCACATCCTAATGTTTGTGCCCAAAGCGGCCAAAGACTTTCAGGAAAAGATGGACCAATTTAAGAAAGCAGCAGAGGGCTTCAAAGGCAAG ATACTCTTTATCTTTATTGACAGTGATGTGGACGATAACCAGCGAATCCTGGAATTTTTCGGTCTGAAGAAGGAAGAGTGCCCAGCCATCCGCCTTATCACCCTTGAGGAGGAGATGACCAAATACAAACCCGATTTCTCTGACATCACAGCAGAGAACATCATTGCCTTCTGCACAGCCTTCACAGAGGGGAAAATAAAG CCTCATCTGATGAGTCAGGACATTCCTGAAGACTGGGATAAGAACCCCGTCAAGGTCTTGGTGGGCAAGAACTTTGAGGAGGTTGCCTTCAACCCTGCCAAGAATGTGTTTGTAGAGTTTT ATGCCCCATGGTGTGGTCACTGTAAACAGCTGACCCCCATCTGGGATCAGTTGGGTGAGAAATTTCAAGACAATCCAGACATCATTGTGGCCAAGATGGACTCCACAGCCAATGAGATTGAAGCTGTTAAAGTGCATAGCTTCCCTACTCTCAAGTTCTTCCCTGCTGGCGAGGACCATAAG gttattgACTACAATGGTGACAGAACACTAGATGGGTTCACAAAGTTTTTGGAGAGTGGAGGAAAAGAAGGTGGGGCACCAGCTGGAGACGATGAGGATGAGGAATCAGAT GATCTGGATCTTGATGATGCAGATGATGATTCAGATGTGGAAGGACACGATGAGTTATAA
- the LOC127653724 gene encoding protein phosphatase 1 regulatory subunit 27-like: MCEVMSTPCTAFLYQSSGPLACSRPSVKTVRNVHFPNDIVFQDYVRQGELERIGCFLTTRRVSLETIYHSEVTLPYASFSSKPADLDEFCIFRYLLSLGADTEAENDCGERPADLIEPDCKELLEIF, from the exons ATGTGTGAGGTCATGTCAACGCCTTGCACAGCTTTCCTTTATCAGT CCTCTGGCCCACTGGCATGTTCTCGGCCTTCTGTCAAAACTGTTCGCAATGTTCACTTTCCCAATGACATAGTCTTCCAGGATTATGTCCGTCAAGGAGAGCTGGAGAGAATCGGATGCTTCCTTACAACAAGGAGAGTGAGTCTAGAAACAATCTATCATTCAG AGGTCACACTTCCTTATGCATCCTTTTCAAGCAAACCAGCAGACCTGGATGAATTCTGTATTTTCAGGTATTTGCTTTCCCTGGGTGCTGACACTGAGGCTGAAAATGACTGTGGGGAGAGGCCTGCTGACCTTATTGAACCAGACTGCAAAGAGCTGCTTGAAATCTTCTGA